In the Streptomyces fradiae ATCC 10745 = DSM 40063 genome, one interval contains:
- the trmD gene encoding tRNA (guanosine(37)-N1)-methyltransferase TrmD produces the protein MRLDVVTIFPEYLEPLNVSLVGKARARGRLDVHVHDLRRWTYDRHHTVDDTPYGGGPGMVMKTEPWGEALDEVTAAGYEAGAHGPVLVVPTPSGRPFTQEVAVELSRRPWLVFTPARYEGIDRRVTDEYATRMPVYEVSIGDYVLAGGEAAVLVITEAVARLLPGVLGNAESHRDDSFAPGAMANLLEGPVYTKPPVWRGHGIPDVLLSGHHGKIARWRRDEALRRTARHRPDLIERCDPAAFDKKDRETLSILGWAPEPGGRFWRRPDDVEE, from the coding sequence ATGCGGCTCGACGTCGTCACGATCTTCCCCGAGTACCTCGAACCGCTGAACGTCTCGCTCGTCGGCAAGGCCCGCGCCCGCGGCCGGCTCGACGTCCACGTCCACGACCTGCGCCGCTGGACGTACGACCGGCACCACACCGTCGACGACACCCCCTACGGCGGCGGCCCGGGCATGGTCATGAAGACCGAGCCCTGGGGCGAGGCCCTCGACGAGGTCACCGCCGCCGGATACGAGGCCGGCGCCCACGGCCCCGTACTCGTCGTACCCACGCCCAGCGGGCGCCCCTTCACCCAGGAGGTCGCCGTCGAGCTGTCGCGGCGGCCCTGGCTGGTGTTCACGCCGGCCCGCTACGAGGGCATCGACCGGCGCGTCACGGACGAGTACGCCACCCGGATGCCCGTGTACGAGGTCTCCATCGGCGACTACGTGCTCGCCGGCGGGGAGGCCGCCGTACTGGTGATCACCGAGGCCGTGGCCCGCCTCCTGCCGGGCGTCCTCGGCAACGCGGAGTCCCACCGGGACGACTCGTTCGCGCCCGGCGCGATGGCGAACCTCCTGGAGGGCCCCGTCTACACCAAGCCGCCCGTCTGGCGCGGCCACGGCATCCCCGACGTGCTGCTCAGCGGCCACCACGGGAAGATCGCGCGCTGGCGCCGGGACGAGGCCCTCCGGCGCACCGCCCGGCACCGCCCCGACCTCATCGAGCGGTGCGACCCCGCGGCCTTCGACAAGAAGGACCGGGAGACCCTCTCCATCCTCGGCTGGGCCCCCGAGCCAGGTGGCCGATTTTGGCGCAGGCCGGACGACGTGGAAGAATAG
- a CDS encoding RNA-binding protein, whose amino-acid sequence MLEEALEHLVKGIVDNPDDVRVASRDLRRGRVLEVRVHPDDLGKVIGRNGRTARALRTVVGAIGGRGIRVDLVDVDQVR is encoded by the coding sequence ATGCTCGAGGAGGCTCTCGAGCACCTCGTGAAGGGCATCGTCGACAACCCCGACGACGTGCGGGTCGCCTCACGCGACCTGCGCCGCGGGCGCGTGCTGGAGGTCCGGGTGCACCCCGACGACCTCGGCAAGGTGATCGGCCGCAACGGCCGCACCGCGCGCGCACTGCGCACGGTCGTGGGTGCCATCGGCGGCCGGGGGATCCGAGTCGACCTCGTCGACGTGGACCAGGTCCGCTGA
- the rplS gene encoding 50S ribosomal protein L19: protein MSHVLDAVNAASLRSDVPAFRPGDTVNVHVRVIEGNRSRIQQFKGVVIRRQGSGVSETFTVRKVSFSVGVERTFPVHSPIFEKIELVTRGDVRRAKLYYLRELRGKAAKIKEKREN from the coding sequence ATGTCTCACGTGCTCGACGCCGTCAACGCCGCGTCCCTGCGGTCCGACGTCCCGGCGTTCCGTCCCGGTGACACCGTGAACGTCCACGTTCGCGTCATCGAGGGCAACCGCTCCCGTATCCAGCAGTTCAAGGGTGTCGTCATCCGCCGCCAGGGCTCGGGCGTCTCCGAGACCTTCACGGTCCGCAAGGTCTCCTTCTCCGTCGGCGTCGAGCGCACCTTCCCGGTGCACAGCCCGATCTTCGAGAAGATCGAGCTGGTCACCCGCGGCGACGTCCGCCGCGCGAAGCTGTACTACCTCCGTGAGCTGCGCGGCAAGGCCGCGAAGATCAAGGAGAAGCGCGAGAACTGA
- a CDS encoding methyltransferase domain-containing protein, which translates to MTPMLVRHQPHPASAPAAADAPARARDWAEIQERMLVPLYEAVYEHLEVGTATRLLGLGCGSGLALLMAATRGARVTGVDTDHARVDLARERLLPDPAASGPGGHRGPGAGQESRLLYGGPDAAADPALPYNLVTAFQPVGCTAGDSDGLVPALTAAVPLAERGGAVVLTGWGPPERCATTSVFRVAGRLAERLRGGGRWRPAHRDDLEEVAARAGLRPDGSGRVSCPFGYADTDSAVRGLLSTGLFDAAVAASDQATVEKEVAEALHPYVRHDGTVWMPNVFRYLVARIP; encoded by the coding sequence ATGACACCGATGCTCGTCCGGCACCAACCCCACCCGGCCTCGGCCCCCGCCGCCGCGGACGCGCCGGCGCGCGCCCGTGACTGGGCGGAGATCCAGGAGCGGATGCTGGTACCGCTCTACGAGGCGGTGTACGAGCACCTGGAGGTCGGCACCGCGACCCGGCTCCTCGGGCTCGGCTGCGGCTCCGGCCTGGCCCTGCTGATGGCCGCCACGCGCGGGGCGCGGGTCACCGGGGTGGACACCGACCACGCGCGCGTGGACCTGGCCAGGGAGCGGCTGCTCCCCGACCCGGCGGCCTCGGGGCCGGGCGGCCACCGGGGCCCCGGCGCCGGCCAGGAGTCCCGGCTGCTGTACGGCGGACCCGACGCCGCCGCCGACCCGGCACTCCCGTACAACCTCGTCACCGCCTTCCAGCCGGTCGGCTGCACCGCGGGCGACTCGGACGGCCTCGTGCCGGCCCTCACCGCGGCCGTCCCGCTCGCGGAGCGCGGCGGCGCCGTCGTCCTCACCGGCTGGGGCCCGCCCGAGCGCTGCGCCACGACCTCGGTGTTCCGCGTCGCGGGGCGCCTGGCCGAGCGGCTGCGCGGCGGCGGACGCTGGCGGCCGGCCCACCGCGACGACCTGGAGGAGGTGGCCGCGCGGGCCGGGCTGCGGCCGGACGGCTCCGGGAGGGTCTCCTGCCCCTTCGGCTACGCGGACACCGACAGCGCCGTGCGCGGGCTGCTGTCCACCGGCCTCTTCGACGCGGCGGTCGCCGCCAGCGACCAGGCGACCGTCGAGAAGGAGGTCGCGGAGGCCCTCCATCCGTACGTCCGGCACGACGGCACCGTCTGGATGCCGAACGTCTTCCGCTACCTGGTCGCCCGCATCCCGTGA
- the rpsP gene encoding 30S ribosomal protein S16, translating to MAVKIKLKRLGKIRSPHYRIVVADSRTRRDGRAIEEIGLYHPVQNPSRIEVDSERAQYWLSVGAQPTEPVLAILKLTGDWQKHKGLPAPEKPLLAPATKEDKRASFEAFAKAIEGDEAKGEAITPKAKKADKKADEAEAAPAESTEA from the coding sequence GTGGCAGTCAAGATCAAGCTGAAGCGTCTGGGCAAGATCCGTTCGCCTCACTACCGCATCGTCGTCGCCGACTCCCGCACCCGCCGTGACGGCCGGGCGATCGAGGAGATCGGCCTGTACCACCCGGTGCAGAACCCGTCCCGCATCGAGGTCGACTCGGAGCGCGCGCAGTACTGGCTCTCCGTCGGCGCCCAGCCGACCGAGCCCGTCCTCGCCATCCTGAAGCTGACCGGCGACTGGCAGAAGCACAAGGGCCTGCCGGCCCCCGAGAAGCCGCTGCTGGCCCCGGCCACCAAGGAAGACAAGCGCGCTTCCTTCGAGGCCTTCGCCAAGGCGATCGAGGGCGACGAGGCCAAGGGTGAGGCCATCACCCCGAAGGCCAAGAAGGCCGACAAGAAGGCGGACGAGGCCGAGGCCGCGCCCGCTGAGTCGACCGAGGCCTGA
- the rimM gene encoding ribosome maturation factor RimM (Essential for efficient processing of 16S rRNA), which produces MQLVVARIGRAHGIKGEVTVEVRTDEPEVRLAPGAVLATDPASAGPLTIETGRVHSGRLLLRFAGVRDRNAAEALRNTLLIADVDPDERPEEPDEYYDHQLVDLDVVLADGTEVGRITEVSHLPYQDLFVVERADGTEVLIPFVEEIVTEVDLDAQRVVIVPPPGLIDDRAVIATAREAEAGRAGTGHGTAADGAAGGTAADGGARGDGPGRDAGDVRAAGDGDDR; this is translated from the coding sequence GTGCAGCTCGTAGTCGCGCGGATCGGCCGCGCCCACGGCATCAAGGGCGAGGTCACCGTCGAGGTACGCACGGACGAGCCCGAGGTGCGGCTCGCGCCCGGCGCCGTGCTCGCCACCGACCCGGCCTCCGCCGGGCCCCTCACCATCGAGACCGGCCGCGTCCACAGCGGCCGGCTCCTGCTGCGCTTCGCCGGCGTACGGGACCGGAACGCCGCGGAGGCGCTGCGCAACACCCTCCTCATCGCCGACGTCGACCCCGACGAGCGCCCCGAGGAGCCGGACGAGTACTACGACCACCAGCTCGTCGACCTCGACGTGGTCCTCGCCGACGGCACCGAGGTCGGGCGGATCACCGAGGTCTCGCACCTGCCGTACCAGGACCTCTTCGTGGTCGAGCGGGCGGACGGCACCGAGGTGCTGATCCCGTTCGTCGAGGAGATCGTCACCGAGGTCGACCTCGACGCGCAGCGGGTCGTCATCGTCCCGCCGCCCGGCCTCATCGACGACCGCGCCGTGATCGCCACGGCCCGCGAGGCGGAGGCCGGGAGGGCCGGCACCGGCCACGGGACCGCGGCGGACGGGGCCGCGGGCGGGACCGCGGCGGACGGGGGCGCTCGGGGCGACGGCCCGGGGCGCGACGCCGGTGACGTCCGGGCCGCCGGGGACGGGGACGACCGCTGA